In Irregularibacter muris, a single window of DNA contains:
- a CDS encoding iron-containing alcohol dehydrogenase, whose amino-acid sequence MKELRFHGEKIITGEGAINYLEKIQCKRVFVVTGKSAMFKNGTIQKIEDILGKKDCVVEIHSGIPANPTTLDVLEGLEKMNVFQPETIIAVGGGSAIDAAKVMTLLYDDQQLSLEGIQEMTLPSKRTKTQLIAIPSTSGTATEVTWSAVVTFKKEDIKIGLKSPAFVPDIAILDGSLTLTMPKNVVAETGMDAMTHAVESYINKNSDDFTGVLAKGAVEGLYKFLPHSYKDGDQRSRQKVHNYQCMAGCAFTNVGLGMAHGISHAIGGMYNLGHGLINAVALPYVLEYNAQDPEVKQRLGELGKSIQREDFIQAIRELNTTLNIPRSFKELGISQEDFQKDFSILVDNGLKGSTRSNPITVPKEDMEKILKRIYHGE is encoded by the coding sequence GTGAAGGAATTAAGATTTCATGGAGAAAAGATTATTACTGGAGAAGGTGCCATAAACTATTTAGAGAAAATTCAATGTAAAAGAGTATTTGTAGTGACGGGGAAATCTGCCATGTTTAAAAATGGTACCATACAAAAGATAGAGGATATTCTTGGGAAAAAGGATTGTGTGGTAGAAATACATTCCGGTATTCCTGCTAATCCTACCACCCTAGACGTATTAGAGGGATTGGAGAAAATGAATGTATTCCAGCCTGAAACCATTATTGCCGTGGGCGGTGGGTCAGCCATTGATGCAGCCAAAGTAATGACACTTCTATATGATGATCAACAATTGAGCTTAGAGGGGATTCAGGAGATGACTTTACCTTCTAAAAGAACTAAAACTCAGCTTATTGCTATCCCTTCTACTTCTGGCACAGCCACAGAAGTAACCTGGTCGGCAGTGGTCACCTTTAAAAAGGAGGATATCAAGATTGGATTAAAATCCCCAGCCTTTGTACCAGATATCGCCATATTGGATGGAAGTCTTACTTTGACTATGCCCAAAAATGTCGTGGCAGAAACTGGTATGGACGCCATGACTCATGCAGTAGAGAGTTATATTAATAAAAACAGTGATGATTTCACAGGAGTATTGGCCAAGGGAGCAGTGGAAGGCTTGTACAAATTCTTACCCCATTCCTACAAAGATGGAGATCAACGTAGTCGACAAAAAGTACACAATTATCAATGTATGGCAGGATGTGCCTTTACCAATGTTGGATTGGGCATGGCCCATGGTATTTCCCATGCCATTGGGGGCATGTATAACCTAGGCCATGGACTGATCAATGCAGTGGCTTTGCCCTATGTATTAGAATATAATGCCCAAGACCCTGAAGTAAAGCAAAGATTAGGAGAACTAGGGAAAAGCATCCAAAGGGAAGATTTTATCCAAGCCATAAGAGAGTTAAACACTACCTTAAATATTCCCAGATCCTTTAAAGAATTAGGAATTTCCCAAGAGGATTTCCAGAAAGATTTTTCTATTCTAGTGGATAATGGATTAAAAGGATCTACCCGATCCAATCCAATCACCGTCCCCAAAGAGGATATGGAAAAGATATTAAAAAGAATTTATCATGGGGAATAA